In Candidatus Binatus sp., the genomic window ATGAGAAAACCTCGCTCTTGGCGTTTCTCCCCTCGAAATTCCCTCCCTGTGTGGTTGGCCCGGGACCGGACGGCCCCGCACGACTAACTACTCTTCAAGCAAATCACACGCGTCGTATCCAGACAACGATCGTCCATTTCAGCCAAGCGGGCTCAGCATTTCGTCGATCGTAAGCCGCCGCGTGAGTGAATGCCCGAGCCGATCGAGCAGCACGAATTCGACCGCGCCCTCGACGCGTTTTTTGTCGAGTTTGAGCGCGCGCATGAAGTCGTCGGTCTGCCATCCGGCCGGCAATTCGGTCGGCAATCCGGCGCGCGCGATCAATCGCTCCAATCGCGAAGCCTCGTCGGCGGAGAAGCCGGCGTAACGCGATGATAGCCGCGCCGCCGCGACCATCCCGATCGCGACCGCCTCGCCGTGCAAGTATTTTCCGTAACCCGCACTTGCCTCGATCGCGTGGCCGATCGTGTGTCCGAAATTCAGCGTCTTGCGCAGCCCGCCCTCGTGTTCATCGGCGGAAACCACCGCGGCCTTGTGCGCGAGCGATCGCGCCACCATGTCTTCGAGTACGTTCGCGTCGCGCGCGAGAATCGAATCGAGCGTCCGCTCGAGATCGGCGATCATCGGCGCATCCATGATCGCGCCATACTTGATTACTTCGGCCAGACCTTCGAGCAATTCGCGCTCCGGCAGGGTCGCGAGCGTCGCCACGTCGGCGACAATCAGGCGCGGTTGGTAAAACGCGCCGATCAGATTCTTCGCGTGCCGATGATTGATGCCGGTCTTGCCGCCGAGCGACGAATCGACCTGTGCGACAACCGTTGTCGGCACCTGCACCAGCGGCACGCCGCGCAAAAATGTGGCCGCGGCAAATCCGCCGAGATCGCCGGCGACACCGCCGCCGAGCGCGAATATCGCTGCATTGCGATCGAGGTTCGCCGCCGTCATGCGATCGTAGAGCGTCTCGAGCGTCGCCGCGGATTTGCTCGCCTCGCCCGCCGGAAATGAAATCGTAGTCGGCGCAAAACCGCTCTTTCGGAGCGCGTCCGCGGCGCGCGCAGCGTAGAGGTTCTCGACGTTGGAATCGGTGATGATCGCGCACGGCCCCGCGCTCAGCCCCGCGTCCAGCGCCAGTTCGCCAAGGCGATCCAGAAGTCCTGCGCCGACGTGCGCGGAGTGCGACGATGCGCCGAGCGCGATTTCAATCGTGCGCATCGCTATGCCCGCGTCCCGCTCATCTGGACACCATGCCTCTTCGTGCCGCGCACGCCGAAAACTCCGCGAGCACCAGGTCCGCCGCCTGCTCGACGCTCAGTTCGGAACTGTCAATTTGCAGATCTGCGCGCGCGTACGCCTCGCGCCGTTCTTCCATCAATTCCTTGATTCGCTCGAGCGTCGATTTTCCGCGCTCCATCAACTTCGGCCGCACCGTTTTCGATCGAGCCACGCGAGCCGCGATGACCTCTGGCCGCGCCGTCAGGCAAATCACCACGCCGGCTCGCTTCAACGCTTCGCAATTCGCGCGATCCATCAGCGCGCCGCCGCCAGTCGAGATTACTTCGGGCCGAATGCCGTGGCAGTGAGGGCATCGCCGATGGATGTCGGCGAGCCGAGCTATCGCTTCGCGTTCGAGTGCTCGAAATTTTGCTTCGCCGTCATCGGAAAAAATTTGCGCGATCGGTTTGCCAGCGCGCGCGATTATTTCCGCGTCGCTATCGAGGAAATGCCAGCCGAGCCGACTTGCTACCAGCGGACCAACCGTGCTTTTTCCGCTCGCCATAAATCCGGTGAGGATGAGTTTCGGCGTCATCTGAGATCGCGTCGCGAGGCCGCGGCGATTCTTCCGCTTGAAATTTGCCGCTTAGTAATTGCGGACTTGCTCCTGGAAACCCTTCAGATTGCGAGCGATCTCGGTCAACGAATCACCGCCAAATTTATCCAGAAACGCCGCCGCGATCTCGAATGCAACGACCGCCTCCGCGATCACTGCGGCCGCCGGAATTGCGCACACGTCGGATCGCTCGATCGCGCCGACCGCTTCCGCCTTGGTCTTGATATCGACCGAACGCAGCGGCCGCATCAGCGTCGAAAGCGGCTTGAACGCAACTCTCACCCGGAGCGGCTCACCGGTACTCATCCCGCCTTCGGTGCCGCCCGAGTTGTTCGAATGACGCGTGAAGCGCCGCGCCTCGGCGTCGTAGCCGATTTCGTCATGCAGCGCGGAACCGCGAATTCTTCCCGCGGTAAAACCGAGGCCCAGCTCGACGCCCTTGGCCGCCTGCAAACTTAGCAGCGCGTGCGCGAGCCGTCCGTCGAGTTTGCGATCCCAATGCACGTGACTGCCGAGGCCGACCGGCAAGCCGCTCACGATCACCTCGACGATTCCGCCGAGCGTGTCGCCGGCTTTTTTGCATTCATCGATCTCGGCGATGATGTTTTTCTCCGCCTCCGCGTCAGCCACGCGCACCTGCGATTCCTCCGTGATGCGCCGCAATTCGTCGATACCGAGATTGGTGGGCGTGTCCGCATCGGTTGCGCCGATCGTCGCGACATAACCGAGCACGTCGATTCCGAATGGCGAGAGAATCTGCCGCACGAGGCCGCCGATTGCCACGCGCGCCGTGGTTTCCCGCGCCGACGCCCGTTCGAGCACGTCGCGGATATCGTCGAGGTTGTATTTCAGCACGCCCGCGAGATCGGCGTGGCCGGGACGCGCGCGCGTCACCGGCGTCGCCTCGCCGCGATCAGCCGGATCGATCGACATCCGCTTGACCCAGTTTTTGAAATCGCGATTCTCGATTATCAGCGTGATCGGACTGCCGAGCGACTTGCCGAAGCGGATTCCCGACACCGGGCGCGCTTCGTCCTTTTCAATCAGCATCCTGCCGCCGCGGCCATAGCCTTTCTGGCGGCGCGCGAGGTCGCGGTTGATCGTCGCGAGATTGATCGCGAAGCCGGCGGGTACTCCCTCGACTATCGTGACCAGTTCGGGGCCGTGCGATTCTCCAGCGGTGAGGAAACGAAGCATCTATTATCCTGGCCCGCGACTCGCTCGAGCCGGGGCAATTCGATTCAACCAGACTCGCGGCGCGCGTGAAAGCGGGGGCCTTTTCGCGATTCGATTTGGCAGCAGGTGGTGGCGCGCGCTCCGGCGGCCGCGCATTATTGCATTCGCCGATCCGGCGCGTGGCGCGCGGCAACTTGCGATGCAGGCAAACATTGTAATCGTCGGCACGGCGCGGGGATTCGATCAACTCACCTATGCGATTCCGCGCGAACTCGACGGCCGCATCCAGCCGGGCCATCTGGTGCTCGTGCCGCTGCGATCGCGCCGCCTGACCGGCATCGTCACCGGGCTCGGCGAGGAACTTTCGCGCGAGCCGCTGAAGCCGATCATCGAATTGCTCGAACCGCGCCCGCTCTTCGATCGCGCTCATCTCGAGCTGATGGAATTTCTTTCGTCGTACTACATGGTCTCGCTCGCCGAGGCCTATCGCAGCGTGATTCCCGCGCTCGCGAGGGTCGAATCACGCACCGCGTATCGCCTCGGCGCCGAACCGGATCCACTCGCTCGCGCAACCTTCACAATCGTCGAGCGTGCGATCGTCGAGGCCGTGTCCAAACGTCCGATGACGCCGCGCCAACTCGAAAAATTCGGCACCCGCAACGAAGTCCGCGCAGCGCTTGCTCGATTCATCGGCGACGGAACGCTTCAGCGCCGCGATAGCATGCAGGGGCGGCATCGCGACGCGTCCGACACGATTGCTCGCATCGCGCACGACGCGGATGTCACCGGCGTTCGCGGCCTCAGACAGCGCGCGGTGCTCGACGCGATCCAAAAGAATGGAGAATCGGGAAGGCGCGTCGAAGAGCTGAAACTCGAAATCGACGGCGCCGGCGCGATTCTGAAAAGCCTCGCGCGCCGCGGCCTGATCGAAATCGAGGCCGCACCTCCTGATGCGCACCAACTCGCCGCAACACCGGGATTCGATCTCACCGACGAGCAGCGAATCGCGCTCGACGCGATCATGCCGGCAATCGAAAAGCGCCGCTACGAGGCCTTTCTGCTCTGGGGCGTGACCGCGAGCGGCAAGACCGAAATTTATCTCAACCTCGCCGCACGCGCTCTCCTGGAAGGCCGCAGCGTTTTGTTCATGGTCCCTGAAATTGCGCTCGCCGACGAAATCGTTCGATCGTTTCGCGCGCGCTTCGGCTCGCTGGTCGGTATCGCACATAGCGCGCAGAACGTCTCCGAGCGATGGGCCAGTTGGATGGCGGCGCTCGGCGGCGAGGCACGAATCATGATCGGTCCGCGCTCGGTGATTTTCGCGCCAATTCACGACCTCGGCCTGATCGTCGTCGATGAAGAGCACGACGCGTCGTACAAAAATGAGGAAGGCATCCGCTATCACGCGCGCGATCTCGCCGTCGCCCTCGCGGGATTTTCGAAATGTCCAGTCGTGCTCGGTTCAGCGACGCCGTCGAGCGAATCGTTCGCCAACTCCCGGCGCGGACGATACCGCTTGCTTAGATTGTCGCGCCGCGTGAACGAGCGCGCACTGGCGCAGGTCGAAATTATCGATATGCGCCGCGAGATTGCCGAGGCTCGCAAAATCTCCGACGCGCAAATCGCCGCGGGCGCGCCTAAATCGATCAATGGCGCAGTTGCAGGTGGCTCTGTCGGAAAGAAGGAATCCGCATCGGAGACATTACCACTTTCATCCGCATTGATCGCCGCGCTGCGCGAGAACCTCGCGTCGGGCGGCCAGAGTATCGTCTTTCTGAATCGGCGCGGGTTCCACAATTTTCTGCAATGCCACATCTGCGGCAACGTGATTGCCTGCGCGAATTGCAGCGTCAGCATGACGTTTCATATGCGCGACCGCTCGCTCCGATGCCACTATTGCGGCAGTCACACAGCAGCGCCGGATACTTGTCCCGAATGCCGCGGCTACGGACTGAAGGGCCAGGGCTTCGGCACCGAACGCCTCGCCGAGACGCTCGCGCAGTTGATTCCCGATGCTCGTATCGAGCGGATGGATTCCGACACCAGCGGACTCAAGGGAGCGCGGGCGCGGATGCTGGCCGAGTTGCGCGCGCGCGAAATCGATATCCTCGTCGGCACTCAGATGATCACCAAGGGTTTCGATTTTCCCGGCGTCACGCTGGCCGCGGTGGTGCTCGCCGACATGGCGCTCAACATGCCGGATTTCCGATCTGCGGAGCGCACGTTTCAGTTGCTCACGCAGGTCGCCGGCCGCGCCGGCCGCGGTGAGCGCGCCGGCCGCGTGATTATCCAGACCTACGCGCCCAACCACTACAGCATCCGCGCGGCGAAGGACCAGGACTACGCGCGCTTCATCAAGCGCGAGTTGCAGTTGCGGCGCGATCTGATGTATCCGCCGTTTGCGAGACTCGCGATGGTGCGAATTGAAGGCGTCGATTCAGACCGCGTGCGCAAGCTCGCCGAGGCAGTCGCGAAATCGCTCGCGCGAGCGGCGACGCCCGACGGCATGCGCGTCCTCGGCCCGGCGCCCGCTCCGATCGAACGAATCAAGCAGCGCTACCGATGGCAAGTGATGATAAAATCGCGCGAACTGAAGCCGATGCGCGAGGCGCTCGCGTCGATGCGCGCGGAACTTGGCGATGCGGCTGAACGCGGCGAAATTTATCTCGCGATCGATATCGATCCAGTCAGAATGCTTTGACTCAAAAAAATCAGGATGCTTTGAATCAAAAAAACCAGATGAGCGAACAACATCCACATCATCCGATTAATTCCGCAATTCATCACGTGCCGCAGTCGCGCCATACGTTCGAAGCGAGGATGAAGGACGGCGCGATCATCCGCATTCGCCAGCACGGGAATCCCGCGGGTCCGCGACTGTTCCTGAGTCACGGCAACGGACTCGCGATCGACGGCTACTTTCCGTTCTGGGGGCCGCTGCGCGATAAGTACGAAGTGATCGCTTTCGACTTCCGCAATCACGGGCACAATCCGCTGCATACTGCCGAAGGGCACACCTGGCCCAATTTTATCGACGATCTCGACGCGGTCTTCGATGCGGTCAATCGCGAGCTTGGGGTAAAGCGCGCCGCCGGCCTGTTCCATTCGATGTCGGGCGTCGCGGCTGCGATGCACGCGTTCAAGTTCGGCCGTCGCTTCGACGCGTTGGTGCTCTACGATCCGCCGATTTATCCGCGCGAGGGGCATCCGGTTCGGTACCTGCAGCAGAACGACAAGGATTCGCTGTCGTCGCGCGCCGCGCGCCGGCCCGAGCGCTACAAAGATCCGCTCGATCTCGCAAAACAATTTGCGCGGCGCTTCAAGCGCTGGGTTCCGGGCGCGGACGAACTGATGGCGCGAGCGACGCTGCGCCACGATCGCGCGAGCGGCGACTGGATTCTTGCCTGTCCGCGCGAGTTCGAGGCGCAGATATTCGCGTTCAATGCCGATCCCGGATTGTGGCAGAAGATCGCTCGATGCCCGGTGCCGCTCAAGCTGGTCTGCGGCGATCCCGCGCTCGAAGACGTGATGCCGCCCGCGTTGATCGGCAAAGCGATCGCCGAAGAATCGGGCCTGCCGTACGAAGCGATCCCTGACACGACGCATTTTCTGCAAATCGAGCGGCCAGCCGAAAGTTTTCGCGCCGCCGAAACTTTTCTGGCCGAACACGGCCTCGCCGCCGACGGCGCCTGAAGATCCCTCCGCTACTTGCCGACGCGATTAAGCCAGTAGCCGGGGCGCCGCTTTAGATGCGCCACGGCCACGATTCGAATCTCCGCAGGTAACTCGATGAATACCGCTGAATAAGGGAAGCGCGACAGTGGCGCGCGCCTAATGTTTAGATCAGGAGCGGCGTCGAGCAGTCTTGGAAACGATGCTGGCCGGGTTTCGATCAGCCGCAATACGGCTTCGAATTCGTTGAGGAAGTCCTCGGCCAGACCGGGGCGCTGCGACTCGTACCACGCCGCCGCTTCGCTAAGCTCTGCGACTGTCTCGGGCGCGAGCCGGACAGACTTCACTTGCGCGGCAGATGCTCGCTTACTTGGGCCCGGGCCGCTTCCCACGACAGTCCGCCGCTACCGGAGAGCGCCTCGCGTGCGCGACGCTCCACCTCTGCTATCCATTGCTCGTCGGAACGTTCATCGCCGGTCGTCGGGCGCGGCAGGCTGTCGAGCAACTCGCTTACCAGTTCGGCGCGCTCAGCATCCGGAAGCAGCAAGGCATCCCTCAGTACTTTTCTCGCGGATTCGGACATGGCTCTAGTCTAATCCGCTCGACGCTCATAACGGAAGCTGGGCCGAACGAATCGATGCCAGTCGGGAGTAACTTTCGGCGCCATCGAGCGTTTGATAGATTCAAGCTACACGGTTCATCCAGATGGCGCTGCTCAGAATCCGCAAATTTCCCGACGACGCACTCAAGACGCCCGCCGCTCCGGTCGCCGATATCAACGGCTCGACCGCCGCGTTGATCGACAGCATGGTGCAGACGATGTACGCCGCGCCGGGCGTAGGCCTGGCCGCGCCGCAGGTCGGCGAATCGCAGCGCATCATCGTGCTCGACACCGATCACGAAGATCCTGGCAAGCATCTGCTGAAGCTGATCAATCCGCGGGTGGTCGAAGCCGAAGGCAGCATCGTGTGGGAAGAGGGATGCCTCTCGGTGATCGATTACACCGCCGACGTCGAACGCGCCGCGCGAGTGCTGGTGCGCGCGTGGACGCCGGAACAGAAGGAAATCGAGCTCGAAGCCGACGAGTTGCTCGCGGTCGCGCTGCAGCATGAGATCGATCATCTCGACGGCAAGTTGTTCATCGATCGGATCAGCCGGATCAAGCGCGAACTCTACAAGCGCAAACTGAAAAAGCTCATCAAGGAGGGCAAGGCCGATAGCGAGCGCCCCTCCACCGTCCGGATTTAAGGCAGCAACGCCGCTCAGGATCGTCTTCATGGGCACGCCGAGTCTGGCGGCTCATATCCTGGAGCGCATGATCGCGGCGTCGCGTCCGCCTTCTGATGATGCGGCGTCGAATGCGCGCTTTCACGTCGTCGGCGTCATCACGCGGCCCGATCAACCGCGCGGACGCCGTCTTCAGATGGAGCCGAGCGAGGTCGGCGCAGTGGCGGCGCGGCACGCGATTCCGACGCTTAAGCCGGTGAAGATTCGCACGCCCGAGTTTCTCGCCGAGCTGATAGCATTCGAGCCCGACCTGCTCGTCGTCGCGGCGTACGGGAGAATTCTGCCGCAATCGATTCTCGACGTACCGAAGATCGCGCCGATCAACGTGCACGCGTCGTTGTTGCCGAAATATCGCGGCGCCGCGCCAATCGAAGCGGCGATTCTCGCCGGCGAGCATGAAACCGGCGTGACGATCATGCGGATAATCGAGCAAATGGATGCGGGCCCGACGTACCTGCATCGCAGGATTCCGATTGCGCCCGACGACACACAAGGCACGCTCAAGGAAAAACTGGCTGAGCTTGGCGCAGATGCGATACTCGAGGCGATCGCGTTGCTGATTCGCGGCGAGCTCAAAGAAACTCCGCAGGACGAAGCGGCGGCAACTTACACGTCGCAAATCGAAAAAGCCGACGCCGCGATTGATTGGAGCAAACCCGCGAGCGCGATCGAGCGGATGACGCGCGCGTACGATCCATGGCCGGTCGCGCGAACGACGCTCGGGGGCGAGGAAATTCTCATCTGGCGCGCGGCCGTCGAAAATGAAAGGTCGAGTAGCGAAGTGCCTGGCACGATCGTGAACCTGAAGCCGAGTCCGATCGTGCAATGCGGCGTCGGACGGCTCCGGCTGATCGAGGTGCAGGCGCCGGGACGCAAACGGATGCCGGCCGCGGATTTTTTTCGCGGCAAGCGCATCGGCGTTGGCGCGCGGCTGGGCGCATGAGCGCGAGGCTGGACAAATGAGCGAACGCCCTGCCAGTTCGATTCGACGCGCAAGTCCCGCGGCGCGCGCCGCCAACGAAGGAATCGCGTCGCGGCTCGCGGCGGTCGAGATTCTGCTTCGCGTCGACGAGCAAAACGGATATGCCGACGTGCTGCTCGGCGCGCGATTGCCGGAATTCAAGCTGAGCGATCGGCGGCTTATCACGCGGCTGGTGCTCGGCACGATCGCATGGCGCGCACGCATCGATTACGAACTCGCGCTGCTGACCGGCCGCCGGCTCGATGGGATTCAGCCGCCGGTGCTCGCGATCATGCGGATGGGCCTCTTCCAGTTGCGGTTTCTCGATCGCGTTCCGCAGCACGCGGTGGTCGATACCGCCGTCAGCCTCGCGAAGAGAATTCCGGAGGCGCGCAAGGCGTCAGGCTTCGTGAACGCCGTCATGCGCCGCGCGACTCGCGAGCAGCCCGCATTGCCGAATCGCGCGCGCGACGAAAATCGTTTTCTCGCGATCGCGTATTCGCATCCGCGGTGGATGGTCGAGCGCTTCGTCGCGTCATTCGGCGCTGCGGATGCCGAGCGCCTGATGGCCGCAAACAACGAAGCCGCGCCGAACGCGATTCGCCTGAATCTGAAGCGCGGCACGCGCGACGAAATAATCGCGCGGCTCATCGAAGAAGGATTCGAAATTGGCGACGGCGGCCGCGCGCCCGAAACGATCGTGCTCAATGGAGCGGCAAACTTCGAATCGAGCGCGTATCGTGATGGACTTTTTCACGCACAGTCGGAGGCGTCGCAGATGGTCGCGCGGATGCTCGCCCCGCCGATCGGCGCTACCGTCGTCGATTGTGCCGCGGCGCCGGGAGGAAAGAGTTCTCATCTCGCGGAGATGGTCGGCGAGCGCGGCCGGGTTATCGCGCTGGACCTTAATTTTGCCGGTCTCAAGAATGCGCGCGACGTCGCGAATCGATTGCGTCACGACAATATCAGCTTCGTGCGCGCCGACCTCGCGTCCGCGATTCCGCTGCCGCCGATGCGGTTCGATTACGTTCTGCTCGACGCTCCTTGCACCGGACTCGGCACGCTGCGGGAGCATCCGGAGATTCGCTGGCGCGTCGGTCCGCAGGATCCGGCTCGGATGGCGGCGATCCAGTTGCGGATGCTCGAGCACGCCTCCTCGATCGTGCGATCTGGCGGAGCGGTCGTCTATTCGGTTTGCAGTATCGCGCCCGAAGAAGGAATCGGCGTGATCGATTCGTTTTTACAGCATCATCGCGAGTTCGACATCGATCGTGAACTCGAGCATCGAGAGGAGTTTGAGGGCGTGCTCGATGCGCGCGGCTTGATGCAGACGCGTCCCGATATCGGCGGGCTGGACGGATTCTTCGCCGCGCGCCTGAAACGTCGATGACAACGGGAGCAGATTGCCGCAGTCATTCCGTGTCATCCCTAGCGAGCCTTGCGACGAGGGATCCCGGATCCGGGTTTCACCCTTCGGCTGCGCAGCCTTCGCCTCAGAATGACACGGAGTAGGTCGCACGGGATCACCGGGATGAAAAGGAATCGGCGATGGACTTAATCACGCAGCACAAGACGATGGCGCAGTACAACTCGCGCATGAATCACGGCATCTACGCACGCACTATTTCAATCATCAGACGCATCATCGCGGGCAGCTTACGGCGATGATGCATCAACTTGGCCGCGATCCGAGCGTAACCGATCTGCTCGCGATGTTCCGCACCGCTGTGTGAATGATAGCGCCTGCGGATTGAGTCAAGTTATCGGATCGAAGCAGTCGGACAAACGACAAGCTCGATGCGAGGCCTAATCCTCGTACTTGTCGTGGTGGCGGACCCACGCTTGCGGGAACGGCAGCCCGTCTTCGTCGCGTCCCTTGGGCACGAGGTCAAGCAAGTGATACGCGCCGTTCATCATGTCGAGGCCGCGCTGATAGCACGAATAGGTGTGGAACACGGCGCCGCCGTCGTCCTTATAGAAGGCGCTGATACCCGCGTTCTCGGTCATCGAAGTTTTCTCGCGGCGGTAATTGATTTCGATTTCGCCCTGCGCAATCTCTTCCGGCGAATGCGACACGTGATAGTCGAAATTGAAGTCGCTGCCGAATGACGACAGCCACGGGAACGTCCATCCCATCCGGCGCTTGAACGCTTCGATCTTGGCGAGCGGCGCGCGCGAAACGGCGACCAGGGTCACGTCGCGATGCGCCAGATGCACGACGATTCCGTTGTAGTTGTCGGCCCAGAACGAACAGTGCTTGCATCCCTCGGCCCAACTCGGGTCGAACATGAAATGATAGACGATAAGCTGGTGTGGCCGGCGAAGAGATCGGCTAGAGTCTGCTTGCCGTCCGGTCCATCGAAAACATAATCCTTTTCCACGCGCACCCACGGGAGATCGCGCCGCTGCCGATTCAATTCATCGCGGAGCTTGGTGAATTCCTTTTCCTTCGCGAGGAACTGCGTGCGCGCCTCGAGCCATTCGTCCCGCGAAACAATTTTTCCATTTTGCATGCCGGACCTCTTTCCCGAGCGGATTTGTTCGCCGATCGGTTTCGCTGATGGGTACCTGATTACTCAATTGTCAATCCGTCTTTCAAGGCATCGTGGAGAACCTTCAGAGTGGCGATAGGATGCATCCAGTGACTCGAGCGCCCGGCGGTTACACCGACAACACCGGCAGTTAGCGCGCATCGCCAGCGGCGCGTGGTTGCGCTAATGTCATCCCGCGTCAACGGTTCATCGAGAACCGTCGATGGGGGAGCCTGGTTTGCACGC contains:
- the priA gene encoding primosomal protein N', which encodes MQANIVIVGTARGFDQLTYAIPRELDGRIQPGHLVLVPLRSRRLTGIVTGLGEELSREPLKPIIELLEPRPLFDRAHLELMEFLSSYYMVSLAEAYRSVIPALARVESRTAYRLGAEPDPLARATFTIVERAIVEAVSKRPMTPRQLEKFGTRNEVRAALARFIGDGTLQRRDSMQGRHRDASDTIARIAHDADVTGVRGLRQRAVLDAIQKNGESGRRVEELKLEIDGAGAILKSLARRGLIEIEAAPPDAHQLAATPGFDLTDEQRIALDAIMPAIEKRRYEAFLLWGVTASGKTEIYLNLAARALLEGRSVLFMVPEIALADEIVRSFRARFGSLVGIAHSAQNVSERWASWMAALGGEARIMIGPRSVIFAPIHDLGLIVVDEEHDASYKNEEGIRYHARDLAVALAGFSKCPVVLGSATPSSESFANSRRGRYRLLRLSRRVNERALAQVEIIDMRREIAEARKISDAQIAAGAPKSINGAVAGGSVGKKESASETLPLSSALIAALRENLASGGQSIVFLNRRGFHNFLQCHICGNVIACANCSVSMTFHMRDRSLRCHYCGSHTAAPDTCPECRGYGLKGQGFGTERLAETLAQLIPDARIERMDSDTSGLKGARARMLAELRAREIDILVGTQMITKGFDFPGVTLAAVVLADMALNMPDFRSAERTFQLLTQVAGRAGRGERAGRVIIQTYAPNHYSIRAAKDQDYARFIKRELQLRRDLMYPPFARLAMVRIEGVDSDRVRKLAEAVAKSLARAATPDGMRVLGPAPAPIERIKQRYRWQVMIKSRELKPMREALASMRAELGDAAERGEIYLAIDIDPVRML
- a CDS encoding alpha/beta fold hydrolase, coding for MSEQHPHHPINSAIHHVPQSRHTFEARMKDGAIIRIRQHGNPAGPRLFLSHGNGLAIDGYFPFWGPLRDKYEVIAFDFRNHGHNPLHTAEGHTWPNFIDDLDAVFDAVNRELGVKRAAGLFHSMSGVAAAMHAFKFGRRFDALVLYDPPIYPREGHPVRYLQQNDKDSLSSRAARRPERYKDPLDLAKQFARRFKRWVPGADELMARATLRHDRASGDWILACPREFEAQIFAFNADPGLWQKIARCPVPLKLVCGDPALEDVMPPALIGKAIAEESGLPYEAIPDTTHFLQIERPAESFRAAETFLAEHGLAADGA
- the rsmB gene encoding 16S rRNA (cytosine(967)-C(5))-methyltransferase RsmB, with product MSERPASSIRRASPAARAANEGIASRLAAVEILLRVDEQNGYADVLLGARLPEFKLSDRRLITRLVLGTIAWRARIDYELALLTGRRLDGIQPPVLAIMRMGLFQLRFLDRVPQHAVVDTAVSLAKRIPEARKASGFVNAVMRRATREQPALPNRARDENRFLAIAYSHPRWMVERFVASFGAADAERLMAANNEAAPNAIRLNLKRGTRDEIIARLIEEGFEIGDGGRAPETIVLNGAANFESSAYRDGLFHAQSEASQMVARMLAPPIGATVVDCAAAPGGKSSHLAEMVGERGRVIALDLNFAGLKNARDVANRLRHDNISFVRADLASAIPLPPMRFDYVLLDAPCTGLGTLREHPEIRWRVGPQDPARMAAIQLRMLEHASSIVRSGGAVVYSVCSIAPEEGIGVIDSFLQHHREFDIDRELEHREEFEGVLDARGLMQTRPDIGGLDGFFAARLKRR
- the fmt gene encoding methionyl-tRNA formyltransferase, which translates into the protein MVFMGTPSLAAHILERMIAASRPPSDDAASNARFHVVGVITRPDQPRGRRLQMEPSEVGAVAARHAIPTLKPVKIRTPEFLAELIAFEPDLLVVAAYGRILPQSILDVPKIAPINVHASLLPKYRGAAPIEAAILAGEHETGVTIMRIIEQMDAGPTYLHRRIPIAPDDTQGTLKEKLAELGADAILEAIALLIRGELKETPQDEAAATYTSQIEKADAAIDWSKPASAIERMTRAYDPWPVARTTLGGEEILIWRAAVENERSSSEVPGTIVNLKPSPIVQCGVGRLRLIEVQAPGRKRMPAADFFRGKRIGVGARLGA
- a CDS encoding shikimate kinase, with amino-acid sequence MTPKLILTGFMASGKSTVGPLVASRLGWHFLDSDAEIIARAGKPIAQIFSDDGEAKFRALEREAIARLADIHRRCPHCHGIRPEVISTGGGALMDRANCEALKRAGVVICLTARPEVIAARVARSKTVRPKLMERGKSTLERIKELMEERREAYARADLQIDSSELSVEQAADLVLAEFSACAARRGMVSR
- the aroC gene encoding chorismate synthase codes for the protein MLRFLTAGESHGPELVTIVEGVPAGFAINLATINRDLARRQKGYGRGGRMLIEKDEARPVSGIRFGKSLGSPITLIIENRDFKNWVKRMSIDPADRGEATPVTRARPGHADLAGVLKYNLDDIRDVLERASARETTARVAIGGLVRQILSPFGIDVLGYVATIGATDADTPTNLGIDELRRITEESQVRVADAEAEKNIIAEIDECKKAGDTLGGIVEVIVSGLPVGLGSHVHWDRKLDGRLAHALLSLQAAKGVELGLGFTAGRIRGSALHDEIGYDAEARRFTRHSNNSGGTEGGMSTGEPLRVRVAFKPLSTLMRPLRSVDIKTKAEAVGAIERSDVCAIPAAAVIAEAVVAFEIAAAFLDKFGGDSLTEIARNLKGFQEQVRNY
- the aroB gene encoding 3-dehydroquinate synthase, producing MRTIEIALGASSHSAHVGAGLLDRLGELALDAGLSAGPCAIITDSNVENLYAARAADALRKSGFAPTTISFPAGEASKSAATLETLYDRMTAANLDRNAAIFALGGGVAGDLGGFAAATFLRGVPLVQVPTTVVAQVDSSLGGKTGINHRHAKNLIGAFYQPRLIVADVATLATLPERELLEGLAEVIKYGAIMDAPMIADLERTLDSILARDANVLEDMVARSLAHKAAVVSADEHEGGLRKTLNFGHTIGHAIEASAGYGKYLHGEAVAIGMVAAARLSSRYAGFSADEASRLERLIARAGLPTELPAGWQTDDFMRALKLDKKRVEGAVEFVLLDRLGHSLTRRLTIDEMLSPLG
- a CDS encoding DinB family protein yields the protein MGDGLNHAAQDDGAVQLAHESRHLRTHYFNHQTHHRGQLTAMMHQLGRDPSVTDLLAMFRTAV
- a CDS encoding addiction module protein, giving the protein MLLPDAERAELVSELLDSLPRPTTGDERSDEQWIAEVERRAREALSGSGGLSWEAARAQVSEHLPRK
- the def gene encoding peptide deformylase, whose product is MALLRIRKFPDDALKTPAAPVADINGSTAALIDSMVQTMYAAPGVGLAAPQVGESQRIIVLDTDHEDPGKHLLKLINPRVVEAEGSIVWEEGCLSVIDYTADVERAARVLVRAWTPEQKEIELEADELLAVALQHEIDHLDGKLFIDRISRIKRELYKRKLKKLIKEGKADSERPSTVRI